A genomic segment from Gossypium hirsutum isolate 1008001.06 chromosome D04, Gossypium_hirsutum_v2.1, whole genome shotgun sequence encodes:
- the LOC107898862 gene encoding 60S ribosomal protein L44, whose translation MVNVPKTKKTYCKSKECRKHTLHKVTQYKKGKDSLAAQGKRRYDRKQSGYGGQTKPVFHKKAKTTKKIVLRLQCQGCKHVSQHPIKRCKHFEIGGDKKGKGTSLF comes from the exons ATG GTGAACGTACCTAAGACCAAGAAGACTTATTGCAAGAGCAAGGAGTGCAGGAAGCACACATTGCACAAGGTTACACAGTATAAGAAGGGTAAGGATAGTTTGGCTGCTCAAGGGAAACGCCGTTATGATCGCAAACAATCCGGTTATGGTGGTCAGACCAAACCAGTGTTCCACAAGAAG GCAAAAACCACCAAGAAGATTGTGCTGAGGCTGCAATGCCAGGGTTGCAAGCATGTGTCGCAGCATCCGATCAAG AGGTGCAAGCACTTTGAGATTGGTGGAGACAAGAAAGGGAAGGGAACATCTCTTTTCTAA
- the LOC121215947 gene encoding cytochrome P450 86B1, with amino-acid sequence MNNVTANMSSDEGVVGNFVSRRLFFLQYLHVLEFVVAALVFVVINSLRQRRHYGLPVWPFLGMLPSLVSGLRSDLYEWISDILCEQNGTFRFKGPWFSSLNCVVTADPRNLEHLLKSKFSVFPKGPYFRDTVRDLLGDGIFNADDETWQRQRKTASIQFHSAKFRQLTAESVLELVHARLLPVLENAVNQSISIDLQDVLLRLTFDNVCMTAFGVDPGCLRLGLPEIPFAKAFEDATEATLLRFVTPTCVWKTMRCLDLGTEKKLKKSIKGVDEFAEEVIRTRKKELSLQTEDKKQRSDLLTVFMRLKDEQGKPFSDKFLRDICLNFILAGRDTSSVALSWFFWLLEKNPVVEQKILAEICKIINERDDMKNGADLKSPLIFRPEEIKKMDYLKASLSEALRLYPSVPVDHKEVVEDDTFPDGTLLKKGTKVIYAIYAMGRMEAIWGKDCREYKPERWLRDGRYMSESAYKFTAFNGGPRLCLGKDFAYYQMKFVAASILYRYRVEVVKGHVVVPKLALTMYMKHGLKVNLIKRHESELQVYLKNNV; translated from the exons ATGAACAACGTTACCGCGAATATGAGTTCCGATGAAGGAGTCGTCGGGAACTTTGTTTCCCGGCGGTTGTTTTTCTTACAATATCTCCATGTTTTGGAGTTTGTTGTTGCTGCTTTGGTCTTCGTTGTTATCAATTCGTTGAGGCAAAGACGACATTATGGACTGCCTGTATGGCCATTTCTCGGCATGCTACCGTCGTTGGTGTCCGGTCTTCGGTCCGATTTGTACGAGTGGATTTCGGACATACTTTGTGAACAAAATGGGACGTTCAGGTTCAAAGGTCCATGGTTTAGTAGTCTCAATTGTGTGGTTACGGCTGATCCTAGGAACCTTGAGCATCTTCTTAAGTCCAAATTCTCTGTTTTCCCTAAAGGGCCTTATTTTCGTGATACCGTTCGAGATCTTCTCGGTGACGGGATATTCAACGCCGACGACGAGACGTGGCAACGTCAAAGGAAAACGGCGAGCATCCAGTTCCATTCGGCGAAGTTTCGGCAATTAACGGCCGAGTCAGTGTTGGAACTCGTCCATGCAAGGCTATTGCCCGTGTTGGAAAATGCAGTGAACCAATCAATCTCCATTGATCTTCAAGATGTTCTTTTGAGATTAACGTTCGATAACGTTTGCATGACCGCCTTCGGCGTCGACCCCGGGTGTCTCCGTCTAGGATTACCGGAAATACCGTTCGCCAAAGCGTTCGAAGACGCGACCGAGGCGACGTTGCTGCGGTTTGTCACCCCAACATGCGTATGGAAAACCATGAGATGCCTTGATTTAGGCACTGAAAAGAAGCTGAAAAAGTCAATAAAGGGCGTGGATGAATTCGCTGAAGAAGTTATTAGGACAAGGAAAAAGGAACTGTCATTACAAACCGAAGACAAAAAGCAAAGATCAGATTTGTTAACAGTGTTTATGAGATTGAAAGATGAACAAGGAAAGCCATTTTCCGACAAGTTCCTGCGTGATATTTGTCTTAACTTTATACTTGCCGGAAGAGATACATCTTCAGTGGCGTTGAGCTGGTTTTTCTGGTTGCTTGAAAAGAACCCCGTGGTGGAGCAGAAAATTCTTGCAGAGATATGTAAGATTATTAATGAAAGAGACGATATGAAAAACGGCGCCGATTTGAAGAGTCCATTGATATTTAGACCAGAGGAGATCAAGAAGATGGATTATTTAAAAGCTTCATTATCAGAGGCTCTTAGATTGTACCCTTCTGTCCCTGTGGATCACAAGGAG GTTGTTGAAGATGATACATTTCCAGATGGAACATTGCTGAAAAAAGGGACAAAAGTTATTTATGCAATCTATGCAATGGGGAGAATGGAAGCCATATGGGGAAAAGACTGTAGGGAATATAAACCGGAGAGATGGCTACGAGACGGGCGGTACATGAGCGAATCGGCTTACAAATTCACCGCCTTCAACGGCGGTCCACGGCTGTGTTTAGGGAAAGATTTCGCTTATTATCAAATGAAGTTCGTGGCAGCCTCGATCTTGTATCGGTATCGGGTGGAGGTGGTAAAAGGTCATGTGGTTGTACCAAAGCTTGCCTTAACAATGTACATGAAGCATGGGCTTAAAGTGAACTTAATCAAGCGCCATGAATCAGAGCTTCAAGTTTACCTAAAGAACAATGTTTGA